In the Chryseobacterium foetidum genome, AGTCAGATGTTGATCAGTTTATTCGTAATAATCTCCACAATGGGGTTTGGATTACAGGGAAAGACGATGACAAATAGTTCCTCCAGCTTTCAAAGATTAAACTATCGTCTAAAAGCTAAATATTTTCGTACTCAAATCCAAACACTACAATCATGAGCGAAACCAATCAAAAAGAATTTCCTGATATAGAAGAACTGTCTGATATTTTACTGGTTCATAACAAGAAAAAAATGAAGATTGAGGCAATAACAGGAATCGATGAAAAAGGTAATTTGAAAACAGCAGCTCCCACCAAAAGAAATCAAAACGAGTTTATGAGGGTTGATAAATCCGGTGACCTGTTCTCAAATTTCTTCTCAAATTTTTTCAGCCAGTTAAAAAATCCAAGCCAATTTTCCTTTTTTGAAGTTCCGGCTGCAGAGGCGGAAGCTAAAGCCAAAGAACTGCAACAAAAGGTAAATGACCAAACGAAGGAAAGTGCTTCTCCCCTTGATAATACAGAAGTACAATTGCCAAAAACAGCTACGACAGAATTAACTCAAAATACAGCAAAAATGGAAACAAAAGAGCCAACCCCGGAAAACAATGAATACCGTTACAAACCTGAACAAATTGATTGGAATACCTTGTCCAATCTTGGTCTCAGTAAAGAAAGACTGGAAAAACTAAATATTTTAGACCCCTTACTTAAAGGCTACAAAACCAATGATCTGATTTCGATCAGTCTCAACTTTGAGGGTACGATTACCAAACTGGATGCGCGACTTTCTCTTCAGCAAAATGAAGAAGGAAAAGTGACCATGGCGATCCATGGTATCAGGAAGGAGCCACAGCTTAATTTCCCGTTCTTTGGACATCAATTTACTGAGGATGATAAGAAGAACCTGTTGACAACTGGAAACATGGGTCGTGTCGTAGAATTAAAACATTTTAAAACAGGCGAACCCATTCCATCCATTATCAGTGTAGACCGACTCACTAATGAGCTGATTGCTTTAAAAACCCAATACATCAAAGTACCGGACGAACTTAAGGGTGTTCAACTTGATGATCATCAGAAACAAACCTTGCTTGAAGGAAAGCCGCTCTACATTGAGGGAATGATTTCTAAAAAAGGAGAACCATTTAATGCGACTGTTCAATTTAATGCCGACAAGAGATACGTAGAATTTCTTTTTGACAGAACCCAGCACAAACGTCAGACTCAGACACTGGCTGAAGATCAGAAGCAATTAAAAAAACAATCTCCTGATAAAAATTTGGAGGCTCCTAAAAATTTCAGAGGGAAAGATCTTGATCAGGAACAGTACAGCAAATTCAAAGCAGGAGAGACTATATACATAAGTGGATTGACAGACAGTAAAGGAAAAGAATACCAGGGTTATATCACTTTTAACCAGGAAACTTCAAAAACAGATTTTTCATTTACCAATCCCAACCAGGTAAGAGAAAAAGCCAAACCTTCCGAAGACCACAAAACACAGACTGCGGTTAATTCAGAAGGAAAAACAAACGAAGCAACCAAAAATATCAAAGAACCGCTACAGCCAAAACAGAAAGAACCTGCAAATAAACAGCAGGATGATCAGCAGAAAAAACCAACCCGATCAAAGGGGAGAAGAATATAAGAAGAACAGATTTCCAATCTTTTAATCATTTCATCAAAATCACAACTACGAAATAGTACTACTATGAAAGCAATTATCGCAGAAAAACCCAGTGTTGCGAGAGAAATCGCTCAGCTTCTTAATGTCAAAGAACAAAAAAACGGTTATTTAACAGGCAACGGTTACTGTATAACGTGGGCATTGGGACATCTTGTCTCGCTGGCCCTGCCGGAAGATTACAGCACTCCCTCTTTTCACAGAGAATCTCTACCCATTATTCCAGATCCTTTCCAACTCACCCAAAGGAAAATCAAAAAAGGAAAATCTTACCATCCTGACCCAAATGCAACAAAACAACTCAGGATTATCCAGAAAGTCTTTAATCAGTGCAGTTGTATTATTGTAGCAACCGATGCAGGGCGTGAAGGAGAGTTGATATTCAGATATATCTATGATTATCTGAAATGTACAAAACCATTTGAAAGACTTTGGATCAGTTCACTGACAGAAAAAGCAATTGCTGAAGGATTCCAAAAGTTAAAGCCTGGAAAAGATTTCGACGGGTTGTATACAGCAGGAAAAGTAAGAAGTGAAGCGGATTGGCTGGTGGGTATCAATGCTTCGCAGGCTCTGAGTATTTCATCAGGCAGCGGAATTTATTCTTTAGGTAGGGTTCAGACCCCGACACTTTCATTAATCTGCAAAAGATTCCAGGAACATCAGAATTTCAACGTTAAAAAATACTGGCAGATTCAATTAAAACATCGAAAAAGTTTTATCGACTTCAAGAGTGATTCATCGGATCACTGGGAAGATAAAAAATCAGCGGAACAAATTCTTAAATCAATCGGGCGGGAAGGAAAGGCTGAGGTTGTGGATGTACAGACGAAAACAATTTCAGAACCCGCTCCTTTGCTTTTTGACCTTACTGCTTTACAGAAAGTAGCGAACCGCAGACTTAGTTTTTCAGCGGATGAGACTTTGGAGATTGCTCAACGTCTGTATGAGAAGAAATTCATCACCTATCCAAGGACAGGAAGCCGGTATATTCCTGAAGATGTCTGGTCAGAAATTCCAGAGCTCGTAAGATGTCTGAGAAATCATGAGCAATTTAAAAAAGCTTCTTCCATGCTCCAGTTTGGAAATTTCAATAAAAGGATTGTGAATGATGCTAAAGTTACAGATCATCACGGATTATTGATTACCGGTAAAATTCCGTCATCATTATCTGCAAAAGAGAATGCAGTATACGACCTCATTGCTTTTAATCTTTTGGAGACCTTGAGTGATGACTGTATCAAAGAGCAGTACTGCATAATCTTAAAAGTACATCACTATGAGTTCAATTCAAAAGCTGTAAAAATTCGGCAAATGGGCTGGCGTTCAGTGAAAGGAATCCTGTCAGAAGAAGCAAATGACAATACTGCAGAAATCCTTAGTGAATTCCCGGATGTCAAAACCGGAGATGATTTAAAAATTTCTCATTTGGAAATTCAGGAAAAATCGACTCAGCCGGCAAAACTCTTCACAGAAGCAGATGTATTATCAGCGATGGAAAATGCAGGCAAACATCTCGATAATAAAGAACAGCAAAAAGTTATACAAAATATTGGAATCGGCACCCCTGCAACAAGAGCATCAATCATTGAAACCCTGCTAAAAAGAGATTATATCCAGCGCCAAAAAAAGACAATTATACCTACTCAAAAAGGACTGCATATTTATGAACTGGTTAAAGATAAAAAGATTGCGAGCGTAGAGATGACTGCAGAGTGGGAGATGGCGTTCTATAAAATAGAGCAAGGACAGCTGGACGCAGAGTACTTCCTCAATAACATAAAAGAATATACTTCGCAGATCACTGTTGAACTTTTATCTCTGCTCATTCCGAAAGAAGAAGTTCCCAAACTCACCTGTCCAAAATGTAAAAGTCACGAATTAATTATTAATGACAAAGTGTTTAAATGCCTTGATGAAATATGTTCATGGATTCAGTTCCGCAGGATATGTGGTGTTCAGCTTTCTGTCAATGATATCTGCCTGCTGATCGAAAAAGGCAGGACTGATCTCATTAAAAATCTAAAAAGTAAGGCAGGAAAAACGTTTGAAGCGTTTATTGTTCTGCAGTCTGACCTCACGACGAGATTCAAATTTCCGGATAAAAAAAAGAATTAGATAAGATCCTGAAATTCTACACATTTCGACTGACTCATCTTCTTAATACCATCGTCATGAACAAACAAAAACCAGATTTATCCTACTTTGCTCTACGGCTGAAAGAATTTCTGTCTGTAAGCTTTCCCGAGAAATTAAATGATTTCAAATTCATCACCATGCGATCACAACTTGCAGAAAGCGCATATGAATATGCTTTTAAAGAAGGTCATTCTATTTCCTATTGCGCTGAAATTGCAGAATCTATTTTATTTGAAGAATTAACCTTCTCCAAATTTGATCTCCTTTTTAAAGTGATCTGTAGCGAATTCAGTCTGGTAATCGACGATGATGATATTCAACCATTAGCACTACAGATGTTGTCCGAATGTGAGTCTGTTTTTACAGGATATGATTTTAATGAATATTTTGAGGACAGCTCAGACTATGATGTTTTGTACACGGAACTGACCGGCAGTATTCAAATCTGGATTGAGGAACATGGGCTTCAATAAATTCCGTCATTTGCATGACAATCTGGAAGCTCTGCGCCTGGTTTTTACTCTGGAGAAGGAAAGACGCAGAGCCACAGCATCAGAAATTGAACAGTTGCAAAAATACTCTGGTTTTGGAGGCTTAAAGTTTGTGCTGAATGCTGCAACTATTAAAGATGCTGAAAAATATTGGACGAAATCAGAGCTTCCATTTTTACCACTAACAAAAAGCCTTCATCAACTTCTGCAGGATTATTCAGCCAATGAAAAGGAATATATCCGTTTTGTTGACAGTCTGCGAAATTCAGTCTTGACGGCTTTTTATACTCCCTCTCAATTGATCGACAGTATTGCTGATGTAATACACGGCGAAGGAATTTTACTTCAGAAATTTTTAGAACCCTCAGCTGGTACCGGAGCTTTTATAAGATCCTTTACTGCTAACTATGACGAAGATACCTTTTTTCAATCCCTCACGATCCCCTCAAATCAATCCCTTCAAATTACTGCTTACGAAAAAGATCTCCTGACGGGTAAGATTTTAAAACAGCTGTTTCCGGAAAGCCAGATCAATATAGAAGGTTTTGAAGAGATAGCAGATTATCATCAGGAAACTTTTGATCTCGTGGCCAGCAATATTCCTTTCGGCG is a window encoding:
- a CDS encoding DUF3945 domain-containing protein, whose protein sequence is MSETNQKEFPDIEELSDILLVHNKKKMKIEAITGIDEKGNLKTAAPTKRNQNEFMRVDKSGDLFSNFFSNFFSQLKNPSQFSFFEVPAAEAEAKAKELQQKVNDQTKESASPLDNTEVQLPKTATTELTQNTAKMETKEPTPENNEYRYKPEQIDWNTLSNLGLSKERLEKLNILDPLLKGYKTNDLISISLNFEGTITKLDARLSLQQNEEGKVTMAIHGIRKEPQLNFPFFGHQFTEDDKKNLLTTGNMGRVVELKHFKTGEPIPSIISVDRLTNELIALKTQYIKVPDELKGVQLDDHQKQTLLEGKPLYIEGMISKKGEPFNATVQFNADKRYVEFLFDRTQHKRQTQTLAEDQKQLKKQSPDKNLEAPKNFRGKDLDQEQYSKFKAGETIYISGLTDSKGKEYQGYITFNQETSKTDFSFTNPNQVREKAKPSEDHKTQTAVNSEGKTNEATKNIKEPLQPKQKEPANKQQDDQQKKPTRSKGRRI
- a CDS encoding type IA DNA topoisomerase → MKAIIAEKPSVAREIAQLLNVKEQKNGYLTGNGYCITWALGHLVSLALPEDYSTPSFHRESLPIIPDPFQLTQRKIKKGKSYHPDPNATKQLRIIQKVFNQCSCIIVATDAGREGELIFRYIYDYLKCTKPFERLWISSLTEKAIAEGFQKLKPGKDFDGLYTAGKVRSEADWLVGINASQALSISSGSGIYSLGRVQTPTLSLICKRFQEHQNFNVKKYWQIQLKHRKSFIDFKSDSSDHWEDKKSAEQILKSIGREGKAEVVDVQTKTISEPAPLLFDLTALQKVANRRLSFSADETLEIAQRLYEKKFITYPRTGSRYIPEDVWSEIPELVRCLRNHEQFKKASSMLQFGNFNKRIVNDAKVTDHHGLLITGKIPSSLSAKENAVYDLIAFNLLETLSDDCIKEQYCIILKVHHYEFNSKAVKIRQMGWRSVKGILSEEANDNTAEILSEFPDVKTGDDLKISHLEIQEKSTQPAKLFTEADVLSAMENAGKHLDNKEQQKVIQNIGIGTPATRASIIETLLKRDYIQRQKKTIIPTQKGLHIYELVKDKKIASVEMTAEWEMAFYKIEQGQLDAEYFLNNIKEYTSQITVELLSLLIPKEEVPKLTCPKCKSHELIINDKVFKCLDEICSWIQFRRICGVQLSVNDICLLIEKGRTDLIKNLKSKAGKTFEAFIVLQSDLTTRFKFPDKKKN
- a CDS encoding DUF1896 domain-containing protein, whose product is MNKQKPDLSYFALRLKEFLSVSFPEKLNDFKFITMRSQLAESAYEYAFKEGHSISYCAEIAESILFEELTFSKFDLLFKVICSEFSLVIDDDDIQPLALQMLSECESVFTGYDFNEYFEDSSDYDVLYTELTGSIQIWIEEHGLQ